In the Acidovorax sp. A79 genome, one interval contains:
- a CDS encoding MaoC family dehydratase codes for MKIFRSYSEVSACVGQEVAVTDWITITQEQVNLFAQATGDHQWIHVDPERAKAGPFGAPIAHGFLTLSLIPQFFEAGLTIEGARMGVNYGLNKVRFTAPVPVGSRLRARLTLQAAEPVAPDGMQMAWLVTVEREGSDKPVCVAESLARNFGAPA; via the coding sequence ATGAAAATCTTTCGCTCCTACTCCGAAGTCAGCGCCTGCGTGGGCCAGGAGGTCGCCGTGACCGACTGGATCACCATCACGCAGGAACAGGTCAACCTGTTCGCCCAGGCCACGGGCGACCACCAGTGGATCCACGTGGACCCCGAGCGTGCGAAAGCGGGGCCGTTTGGCGCGCCCATTGCCCACGGGTTTCTCACGCTGTCGCTGATTCCGCAGTTCTTCGAGGCGGGCCTGACCATAGAGGGTGCGCGCATGGGCGTGAACTACGGGCTCAACAAGGTGCGCTTCACCGCGCCGGTGCCGGTGGGCAGCCGCCTGCGCGCGCGCCTCACGCTGCAGGCGGCCGAGCCGGTGGCGCCCGATGGCATGCAGATGGCGTGGCTGGTGACCGTGGAACGCGAGGGCAGCGACAAACCCGTGTGCGTGGCCGAATCGCTTGCGAGAAATTTCGGGGCACCCGCCTGA
- a CDS encoding ParA family protein produces MPVVVVANPKGGVGKSTLSTNIAGYFASQGHPVILGDTDRQESARLWLGLRPPAARPIGAWDGLSSDVISRPPKGTTHAVLDTPAGLHGWRLNDVLKLADKIIVPLQPSVFDIFATRSFLDQLAEHRHAAGVPVGIVGMRVDARTKAAEQLHHFVDNLGFPVLGYLRDTQNYIHLAAHGLTLFDVAPGRVARDLEQWQGICTWLDT; encoded by the coding sequence ATGCCAGTAGTTGTTGTCGCCAACCCGAAGGGCGGCGTGGGCAAGTCCACGCTGTCCACCAACATCGCGGGCTACTTTGCGAGCCAGGGGCATCCCGTGATCCTGGGCGACACCGACCGGCAGGAGTCCGCCAGGCTCTGGCTGGGCCTGCGCCCGCCGGCCGCGCGCCCCATCGGCGCCTGGGACGGCCTCAGCTCGGACGTGATCAGCCGCCCGCCCAAGGGCACCACGCATGCGGTGCTTGATACGCCCGCCGGCCTGCACGGCTGGCGCCTGAACGACGTGCTCAAGCTGGCCGACAAGATCATCGTGCCGCTGCAGCCCAGCGTGTTCGACATCTTCGCCACGCGCAGCTTCCTGGACCAGCTGGCCGAGCACCGCCACGCGGCGGGCGTGCCCGTGGGCATCGTGGGCATGCGCGTGGACGCGCGCACCAAGGCCGCCGAGCAGCTGCACCACTTCGTGGACAACCTGGGGTTTCCGGTGCTGGGCTACTTGCGCGACACGCAGAACTACATCCACCTGGCGGCGCATGGCCTCACGCTGTTCGACGTGGCGCCGGGCCGTGTGGCGCGCGACCTGGAGCAATGGCAAGGAATCTGTACGTGGCTAGACACATGA
- a CDS encoding LysE family translocator, with translation MDLQTWLAFFAASCLIAVSPGSGAVLSMSHGLSFGVRKTGATIFGLQLGLLLILLIAGAGVGSLLLASEVAFSVVKVLGACYLIYVGFNQWRAGDASPVQGDEEAPAGTWQKRCLTGFLTNATNPKGIIFMVAVLPQFMTDTRPLWTQLLVMAATTVTVDVVVMHGYAFGASALRRLMRSARAVRAQNRVFGGLLMAVGAGLFFVKRGGQHA, from the coding sequence ATGGACTTGCAGACTTGGCTGGCTTTTTTCGCGGCGTCGTGCCTGATCGCGGTGTCGCCGGGCTCGGGGGCCGTGCTGTCGATGAGCCATGGCCTGTCGTTCGGCGTGCGCAAGACGGGCGCCACCATCTTCGGCCTGCAGCTGGGCCTGCTGCTGATCCTGCTGATTGCCGGGGCGGGCGTGGGGTCGCTGCTGCTGGCGTCCGAGGTGGCCTTCAGCGTCGTCAAGGTGCTGGGCGCGTGCTACCTGATCTATGTGGGCTTCAACCAGTGGCGCGCGGGCGACGCGTCGCCCGTGCAGGGCGATGAGGAAGCACCGGCGGGCACCTGGCAAAAGCGCTGCCTCACGGGCTTCCTGACCAACGCCACCAACCCCAAGGGCATCATCTTCATGGTGGCCGTGCTGCCCCAGTTCATGACCGACACGCGCCCGCTGTGGACGCAGCTCCTGGTGATGGCCGCCACCACGGTGACGGTGGACGTGGTGGTGATGCACGGCTACGCTTTCGGGGCCAGCGCCCTGCGCCGCCTGATGCGCAGCGCGCGTGCGGTGCGCGCGCAGAACCGCGTGTTTGGCGGCCTGCTGATGGCGGTGGGCGCGGGGCTGTTCTTCGTCAAGCGTGGCGGCCAGCACGCCTGA
- the kefC gene encoding glutathione-regulated potassium-efflux system protein KefC — protein MEHAPTWLTYGFLYLTAAVLAVPIAKALGLGAIIGYLAAGIAIGPWGLGLVSNVQDILHFAEFGVVLMLFLVGLELQPSRLWALRRPIFGTGTAQVLGCAAVLFALGALAGLPWRVSLVGALGLALSSTAIALQSLAERNLMRTQSGQAGFSILLFQDVAAIPILALLPVLGAAAGDGAGHTPGEMALEVLKIVGVIAAIILGGRLLLRPVLRWIAKSNTPEIFTAAALLLVVGIAYLMVMVGLSMALGAFLAGVLLADSEYRRELEADIEPFKGLLLGLFFIAVGMSIDFGVILRSPGLMAAILVGFLAAKAIVIYTLAKLVNIPYQERPVFTLLLAQGGEFAFVVFQAAAGASVFPAETASLLIGAVALSMLISPLLLVLLDRVLLRRYAQLKSEPRAEEISEPQEAPIIIAGFGRYGQIVSRVLLAQGLRTTVLDHSVEMLEVARTFGYRVFYGDATRLDLLRIAGAEHARILVIAVDDAEQSLKIAKLAREHFPQLQVVARARDVTHWNKLRDLGVTLVQRELFESSLQSAHTVLELMGLAPAEATAITRRFRTHNIALADRMYPHYKDRAKFIAVAREGRNQFAEQMAKERQESAALGATGGAYPGYGEPGSPQSADGAASAQDVDKSRP, from the coding sequence ATGGAACACGCCCCCACCTGGCTCACCTACGGCTTCCTGTACCTCACCGCTGCGGTGCTGGCCGTGCCCATTGCCAAGGCGCTGGGCCTCGGGGCCATCATCGGCTACCTCGCGGCGGGCATCGCCATCGGGCCGTGGGGCCTGGGGCTGGTGAGCAACGTGCAGGACATCCTGCATTTCGCCGAATTCGGCGTGGTGCTGATGCTGTTCCTCGTGGGGCTGGAGCTGCAACCGAGCCGCCTGTGGGCGCTGCGCCGCCCCATCTTCGGCACCGGCACCGCGCAGGTGCTGGGCTGCGCGGCCGTGCTGTTCGCGCTGGGCGCCCTCGCCGGCCTGCCGTGGCGCGTGAGCCTGGTGGGCGCTTTGGGCCTGGCGCTGTCCTCCACGGCGATCGCGCTGCAGTCGCTGGCCGAGCGCAACCTCATGCGCACCCAGAGCGGGCAGGCGGGCTTTTCGATTTTGCTGTTCCAGGACGTGGCGGCCATCCCCATCCTGGCCCTGCTGCCGGTGCTGGGCGCCGCTGCGGGCGACGGCGCGGGCCACACGCCGGGCGAGATGGCGCTCGAGGTGCTCAAGATCGTGGGCGTGATCGCCGCCATCATCCTGGGCGGGCGCCTGCTGCTGCGCCCCGTGCTGCGCTGGATCGCCAAGAGCAACACGCCCGAGATCTTCACTGCCGCCGCGCTGCTGCTGGTGGTGGGCATCGCCTACCTGATGGTGATGGTGGGCCTGTCGATGGCGCTGGGCGCCTTCCTGGCCGGCGTGCTGCTGGCCGACAGCGAGTACCGGCGCGAGCTGGAGGCCGACATCGAGCCCTTCAAGGGCCTGCTGCTGGGGCTGTTCTTCATCGCCGTGGGCATGAGCATCGACTTCGGCGTGATCCTGCGCTCGCCGGGCCTCATGGCCGCCATCCTGGTCGGCTTCCTCGCGGCCAAGGCCATCGTGATCTACACGCTGGCCAAGCTGGTCAACATCCCGTACCAGGAGCGCCCGGTGTTCACGCTGCTGCTGGCCCAGGGCGGCGAATTCGCTTTCGTGGTGTTCCAGGCCGCCGCCGGTGCCAGCGTGTTCCCGGCCGAGACGGCCTCGCTGCTCATCGGCGCGGTGGCGCTGTCGATGCTGATCAGCCCGCTGCTGCTGGTGCTGCTGGACCGCGTGCTGCTGCGCCGCTACGCCCAGCTCAAGTCCGAGCCCCGGGCCGAGGAAATCTCCGAGCCCCAGGAGGCGCCCATCATCATCGCGGGCTTCGGCCGCTACGGGCAGATCGTCTCGCGCGTGCTGCTGGCCCAGGGCCTGCGCACCACCGTGCTGGACCACAGCGTGGAGATGCTGGAAGTGGCGCGCACCTTCGGCTACCGCGTGTTCTATGGCGATGCGACGCGGCTCGACCTGCTGCGCATCGCGGGCGCCGAACACGCCCGCATCCTGGTCATCGCCGTGGACGATGCCGAGCAGTCCCTCAAGATCGCCAAGCTTGCCCGCGAACACTTCCCCCAGCTGCAGGTGGTGGCCCGCGCGCGCGACGTCACGCACTGGAACAAGCTGCGCGACCTGGGTGTGACGCTGGTGCAGCGCGAACTGTTCGAGTCCAGCCTGCAAAGCGCGCACACGGTGCTGGAACTGATGGGCCTGGCGCCCGCCGAGGCCACGGCCATCACCCGGCGCTTTCGCACCCACAACATCGCCCTGGCCGACCGCATGTACCCGCACTACAAGGACCGCGCCAAGTTCATCGCGGTGGCGCGCGAGGGCCGCAACCAGTTCGCCGAGCAGATGGCCAAGGAGCGGCAGGAGAGCGCGGCGCTGGGGGCGACGGGGGGCGCGTACCCCGGGTATGGCGAGCCCGGGAGCCCGCAGAGCGCCGACGGGGCGGCCAGCGCCCAGGATGTGGACAAAAGCAGGCCTTGA
- a CDS encoding TonB-dependent siderophore receptor: MSFQPSRAARFSPRSSLAPSSSPYPWARKAGVFALTPLALCLAQAAVAQQDADAPAAAAQVAAPQLQEVRINASTEKDMGFAPVEAQTAGKAPMRRLETPQSVSVVTREQMESRQITNVQQALQTVAGVSPVNFGRRGFDDINIRGFRSTESILVDGLVQSPGMWAKLQPYGYERFEVLKGSASVLYGQVQPGGIVNAVSKRPKKDAINEVGVEVGSFGQRTLQADVNKPLSESGKTALRINAQVSNADDPTQFVYRKDRWFAPSLSIDLGAQTDLVLFATYSRSEWMRQQGITPYGTLLPNRNGTLSRTLFTGDPAFGVYDVESTTLGYALEHKVSDAMTFRQNVRYETEKGTGNFVSNQALQANQRLQNRQASRQYMDYDLLATDTSMLTRFEALGAKHQLVTGLDVRSGHSLLASRTCRIGALDLFAPVYGMQATCPTALTSDAPAKLTVAGLYAQDQIKFGQGWTALVGLRRDWSTNDTNNRVANTQTRQKDSATTLSAGLMYEFKPGWAAYGSYGESFLPQSGLTFAGSNFVPETGKQWEAGVKYESPNGQLTGALAVFDLVRENVTTADPVNTGFSVQTGQQRARGLEVELGADMKNGWKLTSAYTYTQTKVTRDNNAAIVGLPLNLTPRHTLTAWATYKLPQHQRITLGMGGRYVSEQIGSYPFTLPSYVVADASISYAGDNYRVTAGVKNVFNKAYYDGAINANVVSPALPRSFNLGVTYFF, from the coding sequence ATGTCTTTTCAGCCCTCGCGCGCGGCCCGTTTCTCGCCGCGCTCTTCGCTCGCCCCCTCTTCCTCCCCGTACCCCTGGGCCCGCAAGGCCGGGGTGTTTGCCCTGACCCCGCTGGCCCTGTGCCTCGCCCAGGCCGCCGTGGCACAGCAGGACGCCGATGCACCGGCGGCCGCCGCCCAGGTGGCCGCGCCGCAGCTCCAGGAAGTGCGCATCAATGCCAGCACCGAGAAGGACATGGGCTTTGCGCCCGTCGAGGCCCAGACCGCCGGCAAGGCGCCCATGCGCCGGCTGGAGACCCCGCAGTCCGTGAGCGTGGTCACGCGCGAGCAGATGGAGTCGCGCCAGATCACCAACGTGCAGCAGGCGCTGCAGACCGTGGCGGGCGTGAGCCCCGTCAACTTCGGGCGCCGGGGTTTTGACGACATCAACATCCGGGGCTTTCGCTCCACCGAATCCATCCTGGTCGACGGCCTGGTGCAAAGCCCCGGCATGTGGGCCAAGCTGCAGCCCTACGGCTACGAGCGCTTCGAGGTGCTCAAGGGCTCGGCCTCGGTGCTCTACGGCCAGGTGCAGCCCGGCGGCATCGTCAACGCGGTGAGCAAGCGGCCCAAGAAAGACGCGATCAACGAAGTGGGCGTGGAGGTGGGCAGCTTCGGCCAGCGCACGCTGCAGGCCGACGTGAACAAGCCGCTGTCCGAATCGGGCAAGACGGCGCTGCGCATCAATGCCCAGGTGTCCAACGCCGACGACCCCACGCAGTTCGTCTACCGCAAGGACCGGTGGTTCGCCCCGTCGCTGTCCATCGACCTGGGCGCGCAGACCGACCTGGTGCTGTTCGCCACCTACAGCCGCAGCGAGTGGATGCGCCAGCAGGGCATCACACCCTACGGCACGCTGCTGCCCAACCGCAACGGCACCCTGTCGCGCACGCTGTTCACGGGCGATCCTGCCTTTGGCGTGTACGACGTGGAGAGCACCACGCTGGGCTATGCGCTGGAGCACAAGGTGTCCGACGCGATGACGTTCCGCCAGAACGTGCGCTACGAGACCGAGAAGGGCACGGGCAACTTCGTCTCCAACCAGGCGCTGCAGGCCAACCAGCGGCTGCAGAACCGCCAGGCGTCGCGCCAGTACATGGACTATGACCTGCTGGCCACCGACACCTCGATGCTCACGCGCTTCGAGGCGCTGGGCGCCAAGCACCAGCTCGTCACGGGCCTGGACGTGCGCAGCGGCCACAGCCTGCTGGCCAGCCGCACCTGCCGCATCGGCGCGCTGGACCTGTTCGCGCCCGTCTACGGCATGCAGGCCACCTGCCCCACGGCGCTGACCAGCGACGCGCCCGCCAAGCTCACCGTGGCCGGGCTGTATGCGCAGGACCAGATCAAGTTCGGCCAGGGCTGGACGGCCCTGGTGGGCCTGCGCCGCGACTGGTCCACCAACGACACGAACAACCGCGTGGCCAACACGCAGACACGCCAGAAGGACAGCGCCACCACGCTGTCCGCCGGCCTGATGTACGAGTTCAAGCCCGGCTGGGCCGCGTACGGCAGCTACGGCGAATCGTTCCTGCCCCAATCGGGCCTGACCTTTGCGGGATCGAACTTCGTGCCCGAGACCGGCAAGCAGTGGGAGGCCGGCGTGAAGTATGAGTCGCCCAATGGCCAGCTCACCGGCGCGCTCGCCGTGTTCGACCTGGTGCGCGAGAACGTCACCACCGCCGACCCCGTGAACACCGGCTTCAGCGTGCAGACCGGCCAGCAGCGCGCGCGCGGCCTGGAGGTGGAGCTGGGCGCGGACATGAAGAACGGCTGGAAGCTGACCAGCGCCTACACCTACACGCAGACCAAGGTCACGCGCGACAACAACGCCGCCATCGTGGGCCTGCCGCTGAACCTCACGCCGCGCCACACGCTCACGGCCTGGGCAACCTACAAGCTGCCGCAGCACCAGCGCATCACGCTGGGCATGGGCGGGCGCTACGTCAGCGAGCAGATCGGCTCGTATCCCTTCACGCTGCCGTCGTATGTGGTGGCCGATGCGTCCATCAGCTACGCGGGCGACAACTACCGCGTGACGGCGGGGGTGAAGAACGTGTTCAACAAGGCGTACTACGACGGCGCGATCAACGCCAACGTGGTCTCGCCCGCGTTGCCGCGCAGCTTCAACCTGGGCGTGACGTACTTCTTCTGA
- a CDS encoding PepSY-associated TM helix domain-containing protein yields the protein MTSQRTLNRLFVLHSWAGIVTGLLMFIVCFSGAVVVFKNEIDLWANPSLAQLPRSATPASLDAVLTQLHTRYPGATVETIALPDAVNPSYFAFVRERGAPASTRTKVALRSDTGTVVGPVDSQLGQYLRMLHVFLFFGPRWIVGFLGAAMLVLIVTGIVIHRKILAELFTQRWGRSFRVVMSDLHKSAGIWGLGFHILIATTGAWMGLAPLFEQGYKYVTTSSTEVAATAKPARKAAGDAAEPVRMQSLDALYATAQQAVPGLEARYVSMRRWGTDTAEASFTGNLSGHLASTARVDIHAATGVPRKVHDPRTAGFWSLVNGLMEPLHFGDFGGLALKWLYFLLGMTPAFLSISGTLIWLDARQQRRREAEAAQASAGGMAAAG from the coding sequence ATGACCAGCCAGCGCACCCTGAACCGCCTTTTCGTCCTGCACTCCTGGGCGGGCATCGTCACGGGGCTGCTGATGTTCATCGTGTGCTTCTCGGGCGCGGTGGTGGTGTTCAAGAACGAGATCGACCTGTGGGCCAACCCGTCGCTGGCGCAGCTGCCGCGCTCTGCGACGCCCGCGTCGCTCGATGCGGTGCTGACGCAGCTGCACACCCGCTACCCCGGCGCCACGGTGGAGACCATCGCGCTGCCCGACGCGGTCAACCCGAGCTACTTCGCCTTCGTGCGCGAGCGCGGCGCGCCGGCCAGCACGCGCACCAAGGTGGCCCTGCGCTCGGACACGGGCACGGTGGTGGGCCCGGTGGACAGCCAGCTCGGCCAGTACCTGCGCATGCTGCACGTGTTCCTGTTCTTCGGGCCGCGCTGGATCGTGGGCTTTCTGGGCGCCGCGATGCTGGTGCTCATCGTCACGGGCATCGTCATCCACCGCAAGATCCTGGCCGAGCTGTTCACCCAGCGCTGGGGCCGCAGCTTTCGCGTGGTGATGTCCGACCTGCACAAGTCCGCGGGCATCTGGGGCCTGGGCTTTCACATCCTGATCGCCACCACGGGGGCCTGGATGGGCCTGGCGCCGCTGTTCGAGCAGGGCTACAAATACGTGACCACCAGCAGCACCGAAGTCGCAGCCACCGCCAAGCCCGCGCGCAAGGCCGCTGGCGATGCCGCCGAGCCCGTGCGCATGCAGTCGCTGGATGCCCTGTACGCCACCGCGCAGCAGGCCGTGCCGGGGCTGGAGGCGCGCTACGTGTCGATGCGCCGCTGGGGCACCGACACCGCCGAGGCCAGCTTCACCGGCAACCTGAGCGGCCACCTGGCCAGCACCGCGCGGGTGGACATCCACGCCGCCACCGGCGTGCCCAGGAAGGTGCACGACCCGCGCACGGCGGGATTCTGGTCGCTGGTCAACGGTCTCATGGAGCCGCTGCACTTTGGCGACTTCGGCGGGCTGGCGCTCAAGTGGCTGTATTTCTTGCTGGGCATGACGCCCGCGTTCCTGTCGATCTCGGGCACGCTGATTTGGCTCGATGCGCGCCAGCAGCGGCGGCGTGAGGCCGAGGCCGCGCAGGCGTCGGCCGGGGGCATGGCGGCGGCAGGTTGA
- a CDS encoding trimeric intracellular cation channel family protein: protein MDQLLDAPWVHTLRFFLEVAATIAFALSGVIAAARKRLDAVGVCVVAFVAAFGGGTLRDLLLDQRPFFWIRHTGFVWGILALCVGAMLFMRQRHFQPTERAMLLPDAIGLGLFAAVGVDIATAIGMPPIISVMMGVTTGVFGGVLRDVLCNEVPQAFSDHRPYALCAFAGGWADVALRQVQAPDWAPLVACVLLTAGLRGLALWRNWQLPAWRV, encoded by the coding sequence ATGGACCAGTTGCTCGACGCCCCCTGGGTGCACACCCTGCGCTTCTTCCTGGAAGTGGCCGCCACCATCGCGTTTGCCCTCTCGGGCGTGATCGCCGCCGCGCGCAAGCGGCTCGACGCCGTGGGCGTGTGTGTGGTGGCGTTCGTCGCGGCCTTCGGCGGGGGCACGCTGCGCGACCTGCTGCTGGACCAACGGCCCTTCTTCTGGATACGCCACACCGGTTTTGTCTGGGGCATCCTGGCCCTGTGCGTGGGCGCGATGCTGTTCATGCGCCAGCGCCACTTTCAGCCCACCGAGCGCGCCATGCTGCTGCCCGACGCGATTGGCCTGGGCCTGTTCGCGGCGGTGGGCGTGGACATCGCCACCGCCATCGGCATGCCGCCCATCATCAGCGTGATGATGGGCGTGACCACGGGCGTGTTTGGCGGCGTGCTGCGCGATGTGCTGTGCAACGAGGTGCCCCAGGCCTTCAGCGACCACCGCCCCTACGCACTGTGCGCCTTCGCGGGCGGCTGGGCCGACGTGGCGCTGCGCCAGGTGCAGGCGCCGGACTGGGCTCCGCTCGTGGCCTGCGTGCTGCTCACGGCCGGGCTGCGCGGGCTGGCGCTGTGGCGCAACTGGCAGTTGCCCGCCTGGCGGGTGTGA